From the genome of Methanobrevibacter smithii ATCC 35061, one region includes:
- the ileS gene encoding isoleucine--tRNA ligase — protein sequence MPIKEADKSYDHKKIEKKIQNFWIEGDTFSKVNKLRANGPQYSFLDGPPYCSGKIHLGTAWNKVIKDSYLRYKSMNGFSLRRQAGWDMHGLPIEHKVEELMGIKSKQEIEENIGIAKFVDKCKEFAIDNKLAMEKEFDDLGVWMDWEDPYMTLDPKYMESSWWTLKRANEQNLLVNDKRVISWCPHCETALAAAEIDYEEKVDPSIFVKFPVKTPILEDNDLPEFFLVWTTTPWTLPANLAICVNPEFDYALVKIDGEILLLAQNLVETVLGPATIVHKTKIPAENEDEEDKIIKETEVVYEIVKVVKGESLLHKSYIYPLEKEVSIHDEFDKNENVHTILPGDHVELGEGTGFVHTAPGHGPDDFEVGKAYDLPIFCPVDESGNFTDDAGKYAGEFCKAANDGIIADLQESGLMYRNETIEHRYGVCWRCKTPIIYLATKQWFLKVTDIKQKMLDEIDKVEWVPQWAGQGRFRDWVDNAKDWTISRQRYWGIPIPIWECPDCGELKVIGSVEELKNEALNDISVDDDELVHRPYVDEIIMKCDKCGSEVKRIPDVLDVWIDSGVAGWASLYYPQQQEKFNQWFPYDFITEGHDQTRGWFYSQLGTGVISMGQVPYKKVLMHGFVLDEHGKKMSKSLGNVVSPEEVIEKYGADVLRFYLLWASKPWDDLKFVWDELLNVNKMFNILWNVYVFSTTYMSLDEFNPTKITEKDIILRDEDNWIMSRANTLVKEVGEDLEKLSFHKATRKINNFILEDLSRWYVRLIRGRTWVESDDPDKLGAYYSLYTAIYKLISVLCPIAPHVCEEIYENLVKGVDENAPESIHMLDWGYDESKIDSDLEQKMDVVREVIEASARARDIARYKLRWPVSDITIVSQDEDVLKAIEELQDIIKDQSNTKEVLTAAEFENLSFNAKPNLKTLGPRLKGDMGIVKKYLEEADGNLIKNELDDTGKFTVESDGKSFELDDGDILFDTELPDDFVSSEFEFGNVFVNTNVTTEIKQEAMARELIRRVQDMRKDLDLDVEANIDAVVSTSSEFKELILPQSEFIVNEIRARSLITSDGKECLDCEDVYTKDWDIEGEDVCISIRLVQ from the coding sequence ATGCCAATAAAAGAGGCAGATAAATCATATGATCATAAAAAAATAGAAAAGAAGATTCAAAACTTCTGGATAGAAGGAGATACTTTTTCTAAAGTAAATAAACTTAGAGCTAATGGTCCCCAATATTCATTTTTAGATGGGCCTCCATATTGTAGTGGTAAAATACACTTGGGAACTGCTTGGAATAAAGTTATTAAAGATTCCTACTTGCGTTATAAAAGCATGAACGGATTTAGCTTAAGGAGACAGGCTGGATGGGATATGCACGGTCTTCCGATTGAACACAAAGTGGAAGAATTGATGGGCATCAAAAGCAAACAGGAAATTGAAGAAAACATTGGAATAGCTAAATTCGTTGATAAATGTAAGGAATTTGCAATAGACAATAAATTAGCTATGGAAAAAGAATTTGATGATTTGGGAGTTTGGATGGACTGGGAAGACCCATACATGACTTTGGATCCTAAATACATGGAATCTTCATGGTGGACTTTAAAAAGAGCTAATGAACAAAATTTGCTTGTAAATGATAAAAGAGTAATTAGCTGGTGTCCTCATTGTGAAACAGCATTGGCTGCAGCAGAAATTGATTATGAAGAAAAGGTGGACCCTTCAATTTTTGTCAAATTCCCGGTTAAAACTCCAATATTGGAAGACAATGATTTGCCCGAATTTTTCCTTGTATGGACAACAACTCCATGGACACTTCCTGCAAACTTGGCTATCTGTGTAAATCCTGAATTTGATTATGCACTTGTTAAGATTGACGGAGAAATTTTACTTCTTGCTCAAAACTTAGTAGAAACCGTTTTAGGTCCTGCTACCATTGTACATAAAACTAAAATACCTGCTGAGAATGAAGATGAAGAAGACAAAATCATAAAAGAAACTGAAGTTGTCTATGAGATAGTTAAAGTTGTTAAAGGTGAAAGCTTACTTCATAAATCCTACATTTATCCGTTGGAAAAAGAAGTTTCAATACATGATGAATTTGATAAAAATGAAAATGTCCACACTATTTTACCTGGAGACCATGTAGAGCTTGGTGAAGGTACTGGATTTGTACATACAGCACCTGGCCATGGTCCTGACGATTTTGAAGTAGGTAAAGCTTATGATTTGCCGATTTTCTGTCCTGTTGATGAAAGCGGTAATTTCACTGATGATGCAGGAAAATATGCAGGTGAATTCTGTAAAGCTGCCAATGACGGAATTATTGCTGATTTGCAAGAAAGCGGTTTGATGTATAGAAATGAAACAATAGAACACAGATATGGAGTATGCTGGAGATGTAAAACTCCTATTATATATTTAGCTACCAAACAGTGGTTCTTGAAAGTAACAGACATTAAACAAAAAATGCTTGATGAAATCGACAAAGTAGAATGGGTACCGCAATGGGCAGGTCAGGGAAGATTCAGAGACTGGGTAGACAATGCTAAAGACTGGACCATTTCAAGACAAAGATACTGGGGTATTCCAATTCCTATTTGGGAATGTCCTGATTGTGGTGAATTAAAAGTAATAGGTTCTGTAGAGGAATTAAAAAATGAAGCTTTAAATGATATTTCTGTTGATGATGATGAGCTTGTTCACAGGCCATATGTTGATGAAATCATAATGAAATGTGATAAATGCGGTTCTGAAGTAAAAAGAATTCCGGATGTTTTGGATGTTTGGATTGACTCAGGAGTAGCTGGATGGGCTTCATTATATTATCCTCAACAACAGGAGAAATTCAATCAATGGTTCCCGTATGACTTCATTACAGAAGGCCATGACCAGACTAGAGGATGGTTCTACTCACAATTAGGTACTGGTGTAATTTCAATGGGACAAGTGCCATATAAAAAAGTATTGATGCATGGTTTTGTTTTGGATGAACACGGTAAGAAAATGAGTAAATCATTAGGTAATGTAGTTTCTCCTGAAGAGGTTATTGAAAAATACGGTGCTGATGTATTAAGATTCTATTTATTATGGGCAAGTAAACCATGGGATGATTTAAAATTCGTATGGGATGAATTGCTTAACGTAAATAAGATGTTTAATATTTTATGGAATGTATATGTATTTTCAACTACTTACATGTCTTTAGATGAATTTAATCCAACTAAAATAACTGAAAAAGATATTATTTTAAGGGATGAAGACAATTGGATTATGTCAAGGGCCAATACTTTAGTAAAAGAAGTTGGTGAAGATTTAGAAAAATTATCATTCCATAAGGCTACAAGAAAAATCAATAACTTCATATTGGAAGATTTAAGCCGCTGGTATGTAAGGCTTATTCGTGGAAGAACATGGGTAGAAAGTGATGATCCGGATAAACTTGGAGCATATTACAGTTTATACACAGCTATCTACAAGCTGATTTCAGTTTTATGTCCGATAGCTCCTCATGTCTGTGAAGAAATCTATGAAAACTTAGTTAAAGGAGTAGATGAGAATGCTCCTGAAAGTATTCACATGCTTGACTGGGGATATGATGAATCTAAAATAGATTCTGATTTAGAGCAAAAAATGGATGTAGTAAGGGAAGTAATTGAAGCGTCTGCAAGAGCAAGAGATATAGCCAGATATAAACTTAGATGGCCTGTATCTGATATTACCATAGTATCTCAAGATGAAGATGTTCTTAAAGCTATTGAAGAGTTGCAAGATATTATTAAAGACCAATCAAACACTAAAGAAGTATTGACTGCTGCAGAGTTTGAAAACTTGTCATTTAATGCAAAACCTAATCTTAAGACTTTAGGTCCTAGACTTAAAGGAGATATGGGTATTGTTAAAAAATATCTTGAAGAAGCTGACGGTAATTTAATTAAAAATGAATTGGATGATACTGGTAAATTCACTGTTGAATCAGATGGAAAATCATTTGAATTAGATGATGGGGATATATTATTTGATACTGAGCTTCCTGATGACTTTGTAAGTTCTGAATTTGAATTCGGTAATGTATTTGTAAATACTAATGTAACTACTGAAATCAAACAAGAAGCTATGGCTCGTGAACTTATTAGAAGAGTTCAGGACATGAGAAAAGATTTGGATTTAGATGTAGAAGCTAACATTGATGCTGTTGTAAGTACTTCTAGTGAATTTAAAGAATTAATACTCCCACAATCTGAATTTATTGTTAATGAAATCAGAGCACGCAGTTTAATTACTTCTGATGGAAAAGAATGTTTAGATTGTGAGGATGTTTATACTAAAGATTGGGATATTGAAGGCGAAGACGTCTGTATTTCTATAAGATTAGTGCAATAG
- the radA gene encoding DNA repair and recombination protein RadA, whose protein sequence is MVELEDLPSVGEKTAEKLRDAGFADMMRLATATPKELSVKAEIGEGVAEKVIEAARKSEKIDFETAYDVLERRRDVGHISVGSEGFNDLIGGGIETQSITEVFGEFGSGKSQISHELAVTVQLPPEKGGLDGECVFIDTENTFRPERIEQIANGFELDIDEVLQKIHVARAFNSSHQILMAEKINELIQQGNNIKLVIVDSLMAHFRAEYVGRESLAVRQQKLNQHLHALQQIANTYNVAVFITNQVQAKPDSFFGSPTKAIGGHVLGHASTYRIWLKKGLAGKRIARLVDSPHLPEGECVFKIKTEGIVD, encoded by the coding sequence ATGGTGGAATTAGAAGATTTACCAAGTGTTGGTGAAAAAACAGCGGAAAAATTAAGAGATGCAGGTTTTGCAGATATGATGAGATTAGCTACTGCAACTCCTAAAGAATTATCTGTTAAAGCAGAAATTGGTGAAGGTGTAGCTGAAAAAGTTATTGAAGCAGCTCGTAAATCTGAAAAAATAGACTTTGAAACAGCTTACGATGTTCTTGAAAGAAGAAGAGATGTAGGTCACATTTCTGTTGGTAGTGAAGGTTTCAATGATTTAATTGGTGGCGGAATTGAAACTCAATCAATTACTGAAGTATTCGGGGAGTTTGGTTCAGGTAAAAGTCAAATTTCTCATGAATTGGCTGTAACTGTACAATTGCCTCCTGAAAAAGGAGGACTTGATGGTGAATGTGTATTTATTGACACTGAAAACACTTTCCGTCCAGAAAGGATTGAACAAATAGCTAATGGTTTTGAATTGGATATTGATGAAGTATTGCAAAAAATCCATGTAGCTCGTGCATTTAATTCTTCTCACCAAATCTTAATGGCTGAAAAAATTAATGAACTTATCCAGCAAGGCAATAATATTAAATTGGTTATTGTTGATTCTTTAATGGCTCATTTCAGAGCAGAATATGTTGGAAGGGAATCTTTAGCTGTAAGACAACAAAAATTAAATCAACATTTACATGCACTTCAACAAATAGCCAATACTTATAATGTAGCTGTTTTCATAACAAACCAAGTTCAAGCTAAACCTGATTCATTCTTTGGAAGTCCTACTAAAGCTATTGGTGGACATGTTTTAGGACATGCATCTACTTATAGAATCTGGCTTAAAAAAGGTTTAGCAGGTAAAAGAATTGCTCGTTTAGTAGACAGCCCTCATTTGCCTGAAGGTGAATGTGTATTTAAAATTAAAACCGAAGGTATTGTTGATTAA
- a CDS encoding AEC family transporter: MNAIEITIISIVLMIGLGYFLKRIDFLSEKDIDPLNKIVMYILMPCMIFSALYSADMSLLPTLGILPFVILTASIGSGVISYIVLKRLHYDDKKIWSVLVTVMIANTAFMGYPVNLGVYGHPGFLRAIFCDLATTCMFLLLSFVLVLKFGGTVKRAFREILLFPPLWAVVLGILFNLLNIPIGPVLDKTVNYLADGAIPLIMISLGLSIELGGLARSKAMVIFTSIVKLGVFPLIALIVVSLLGLTGLQHDVGIIEAAMPSGMLSLLLAITYKLDYELTSDCILINTVISLITLPIIMTLL; the protein is encoded by the coding sequence ATGAATGCAATTGAAATTACAATTATATCTATTGTTTTAATGATTGGTTTAGGTTATTTCCTTAAAAGAATAGATTTTTTAAGTGAAAAGGATATTGATCCCTTAAATAAGATTGTAATGTATATCCTTATGCCTTGTATGATTTTTTCTGCCCTTTATTCTGCAGATATGAGTCTGTTACCTACTTTGGGAATTTTGCCGTTTGTTATTTTAACAGCATCAATTGGTTCAGGTGTTATATCTTATATTGTTCTTAAAAGACTTCATTATGATGATAAAAAAATTTGGAGTGTTTTAGTAACAGTAATGATAGCCAATACAGCTTTCATGGGATATCCTGTCAATTTAGGTGTTTATGGCCATCCCGGATTTTTAAGAGCTATATTTTGTGATTTAGCTACAACATGCATGTTCTTGTTATTGTCCTTTGTTCTTGTTCTTAAGTTTGGAGGAACTGTTAAAAGAGCATTTAGGGAAATTTTATTGTTCCCACCTTTATGGGCTGTTGTTTTAGGTATTTTATTTAATTTATTAAATATTCCTATTGGTCCAGTTTTAGATAAAACAGTTAATTATCTTGCTGATGGGGCTATTCCTTTAATTATGATTTCACTTGGTTTGTCAATTGAACTTGGAGGTCTGGCCAGAAGTAAAGCCATGGTTATTTTCACTTCAATTGTTAAATTAGGAGTATTTCCATTAATTGCTTTGATTGTTGTATCACTTTTAGGACTTACTGGTTTACAACATGATGTAGGAATTATTGAGGCAGCTATGCCTTCTGGTATGTTGTCTTTATTACTGGCTATTACTTATAAATTAGATTATGAATTAACTTCAGATTGTATTTTAATAAATACGGTTATTTCATTAATAACATTACCAATCATAATGACATTATTATAA
- a CDS encoding dihydromethanopterin reductase (acceptor) yields the protein MRIGFAFTGAGHLLNESVQVAEKLAKDHELTIFLSGAGEDVLKMYGLYDRVVSLTGGKYRELATDRTQKFSYPITGRLSLGKYDLLIVTPATANTVAKIVHGISDTLVTNAVAQAGKGAVKTLIVPVDIHPGPIDTVLPSKMEVSKCEDCKECVASLICEQKAIVPHKEIDLLKCIGCGLCKDACPNGAISEGKIITMYMRDIDIENTKKLTGIGDIEIFENPNELLDFLKDY from the coding sequence ATGAGAATAGGATTTGCATTTACCGGAGCTGGTCATTTACTCAATGAGTCTGTTCAGGTAGCTGAAAAACTAGCTAAGGATCATGAATTAACTATATTTTTATCTGGTGCTGGTGAAGATGTTTTAAAAATGTATGGTCTTTATGATAGGGTAGTTAGTTTAACTGGTGGAAAATATAGGGAATTAGCTACTGACAGGACTCAAAAATTTAGCTATCCAATTACTGGAAGACTTTCACTTGGTAAATATGATTTGCTGATTGTGACTCCTGCTACTGCCAATACAGTTGCAAAGATTGTGCATGGTATTTCAGATACTTTAGTTACAAATGCCGTTGCTCAGGCTGGTAAGGGGGCTGTTAAAACACTTATAGTTCCGGTAGATATTCATCCGGGCCCTATCGATACAGTTTTACCTTCAAAAATGGAAGTTTCTAAATGTGAGGATTGCAAAGAGTGTGTTGCATCTTTAATATGTGAACAGAAAGCTATTGTTCCTCACAAGGAAATTGACTTGCTAAAATGTATCGGATGTGGTCTTTGTAAAGATGCATGTCCAAATGGAGCAATATCTGAAGGTAAAATCATAACAATGTATATGAGGGATATTGATATTGAAAATACTAAAAAATTAACTGGTATTGGAGATATTGAAATATTTGAAAATCCTAATGAGTTATTGGACTTTTTAAAAGATTATTAG
- a CDS encoding methionine adenosyltransferase: MRNIIVKELNQTYIEDIDIEIVERKGIGHPDSISDGIGETVSEALCKMYMDELGGVLHHNTDEVQITAGESNPVFGGGKILKPIDILLTGRGVSEYDGIKFPLDRVAIEAAKNFLDDTIINLDVELDTVVECKIGHGSGDLVDVFKREGAPSSNDTSFGVGYAPFSETETLVKATEELLNSKPFKAKHPAVGEDIKVMGLREGEKITLTIGCAMVSKFVANREEYIAVREELKDIVSDLATKYTNREVEVFVNTADNDDATDESGYYLTVTGTSAEMGDDGSVGRGNRANGLITPCRPMSMEASSGKNPINHVGKIYNILSNEIAKDVVENVEGIKQMNVMILSQIGKPIDQPKAASTQVILEDGVKLEDVDKKVEQIVDRWLEDISIITENVVQGKTRTF, encoded by the coding sequence ATGAGAAACATAATTGTAAAAGAATTAAATCAAACTTATATTGAAGATATCGATATTGAAATCGTTGAAAGAAAAGGTATAGGTCACCCAGACAGTATTAGTGATGGTATTGGTGAAACTGTAAGTGAAGCTTTATGTAAAATGTATATGGATGAATTAGGTGGAGTTCTTCACCATAATACTGACGAAGTTCAAATTACTGCTGGTGAATCCAATCCTGTATTCGGCGGAGGTAAAATCTTAAAACCTATCGATATATTATTAACTGGTAGGGGAGTTTCAGAATATGACGGAATTAAATTCCCTCTTGACAGAGTAGCTATTGAAGCAGCTAAAAACTTTTTAGATGATACTATCATTAATTTAGATGTTGAATTGGATACTGTTGTTGAATGTAAAATCGGACACGGATCTGGAGATTTAGTAGATGTATTTAAAAGAGAAGGTGCACCTTCTTCAAATGATACTTCTTTTGGTGTAGGTTATGCTCCATTTTCAGAAACTGAAACTTTAGTTAAAGCTACTGAAGAATTATTAAACTCAAAACCTTTCAAAGCTAAACATCCTGCTGTTGGTGAAGATATTAAAGTTATGGGTTTAAGGGAAGGAGAAAAAATTACCTTAACTATTGGATGTGCAATGGTTTCAAAATTTGTTGCAAACAGAGAAGAATACATTGCTGTTCGTGAAGAATTAAAAGATATTGTATCTGATCTTGCAACCAAATACACCAACAGGGAAGTTGAAGTATTCGTTAACACTGCAGACAATGATGATGCAACTGATGAATCAGGTTATTATTTAACTGTAACCGGTACTTCTGCTGAAATGGGGGATGACGGTTCTGTAGGTAGAGGAAACAGAGCTAACGGATTAATTACTCCGTGCAGACCAATGTCCATGGAAGCTAGTTCCGGTAAAAACCCTATTAACCATGTAGGTAAAATTTACAATATTTTATCTAATGAAATAGCTAAGGATGTTGTTGAAAATGTTGAAGGAATCAAACAGATGAATGTTATGATTTTAAGCCAAATTGGTAAACCTATCGATCAGCCAAAAGCAGCTTCTACTCAGGTTATCTTGGAAGACGGTGTCAAACTTGAAGATGTTGATAAAAAAGTAGAACAAATTGTTGACAGGTGGCTTGAAGATATATCAATCATTACAGAAAATGTTGTTCAAGGAAAAACAAGAACATTTTAG
- a CDS encoding CoB--CoM heterodisulfide reductase iron-sulfur subunit A family protein: MAEEKRDNNEELRIGVYVCHCGVNVGGVVDCPDVAEYAGNLPDVVVAKDYKYMCSDPGQLMIQEDIKEHNLNRVVVAACSPRLHEPTFRRCVEEAGLNKFLFEFANLREQDSWVHMSEPEAATEKAKDLTRMAVAKARLLEPLEATKVAVDNKALVIGGGVCGIQTALDLGDMGFKTYMVERHPTIGGRMGQLDKTFPTLDCSMCILAPKMVDVSKHENIELITYAEVKQVDGYIGNFHVTVGKKARYVIEEDCTGCGSCVEACPIEIPNYYDEGVGMVKAAYIPFPQAVPLCATIDKDYCIECMLCDQACERGAIDHNQQPSEIKLDVGTIIAATGYDPFDPSGIYQYGYGRYSNVITGMEIERMINASGPTGGHVVKPSDGKEPERVAFIHCVGSRDEQIGKPYCSRVCCMYSMKNAQLCIDHEPDTEVTCYYMDIRAFGKGYEEFYKTSQEKYGIEFIRGKPAQIFENDDLTLTIRAEDTLLGKVTEYTYDLVVLSVGLEHPEGSEELRQTLGVSKSSDGFYMEAHPKLRPVDTLTDGVYIAGVAQGPKDIPDSVAQGSAAASRAAIPMAKGQVEIEPIIACTDDVICGACEVCVELCPYGAISITGDDNAAHAEINAALCKGCGTCVGACPSGAMDQQHFKTDQIMAQISAALEDVGK; the protein is encoded by the coding sequence ATGGCAGAAGAAAAAAGAGATAATAATGAAGAATTAAGGATTGGTGTTTACGTCTGTCACTGTGGTGTAAACGTTGGTGGAGTTGTAGACTGTCCGGATGTCGCAGAATACGCAGGTAATTTACCTGATGTTGTAGTTGCAAAAGACTACAAATACATGTGTTCTGACCCAGGTCAATTAATGATCCAAGAAGATATTAAAGAACACAACCTTAACAGGGTTGTTGTAGCTGCATGTTCTCCTCGTCTTCACGAACCTACTTTCCGTAGATGTGTAGAAGAAGCTGGTTTAAACAAATTTTTATTTGAATTTGCAAACTTAAGGGAACAAGACTCTTGGGTACACATGTCCGAACCTGAAGCAGCAACCGAAAAAGCTAAAGACTTAACTCGTATGGCTGTTGCTAAAGCAAGATTACTCGAACCATTAGAAGCTACTAAAGTAGCAGTAGATAACAAAGCATTAGTTATCGGTGGTGGAGTATGTGGTATTCAAACCGCTTTAGATTTAGGTGACATGGGCTTTAAAACCTACATGGTCGAAAGACACCCTACCATTGGTGGTAGGATGGGACAATTAGATAAAACTTTCCCAACTCTTGACTGTTCAATGTGTATTTTAGCACCTAAAATGGTAGACGTTTCCAAACATGAAAACATCGAATTAATTACCTACGCAGAAGTTAAACAAGTAGACGGATACATTGGTAACTTCCATGTAACTGTAGGTAAAAAAGCAAGATATGTAATCGAAGAAGATTGTACTGGATGTGGATCTTGTGTAGAAGCTTGTCCAATTGAAATACCTAACTACTACGATGAAGGTGTAGGTATGGTAAAAGCTGCTTACATTCCATTCCCTCAAGCTGTACCATTATGTGCAACAATTGATAAAGATTACTGTATTGAATGTATGTTATGTGACCAAGCTTGTGAACGTGGAGCTATTGACCACAATCAACAACCATCTGAAATTAAATTAGATGTTGGTACTATTATCGCAGCTACTGGTTACGACCCATTCGACCCATCAGGTATTTACCAATATGGATACGGACGTTACTCCAACGTAATTACCGGTATGGAAATTGAAAGGATGATTAACGCATCCGGTCCTACTGGTGGACACGTTGTAAAACCATCTGACGGTAAAGAACCTGAACGTGTTGCATTCATCCACTGTGTTGGTTCTAGGGATGAACAAATCGGTAAACCATATTGTTCCAGAGTATGTTGTATGTACTCCATGAAAAACGCTCAATTATGTATTGACCACGAACCAGATACCGAAGTAACCTGTTACTACATGGATATTCGTGCATTTGGTAAAGGATACGAAGAGTTCTACAAAACCTCTCAAGAAAAATATGGTATTGAATTTATCAGAGGTAAACCTGCTCAAATCTTCGAAAATGATGATTTAACCTTAACTATCAGAGCAGAAGACACTTTACTCGGTAAAGTAACTGAATACACTTACGACTTAGTTGTTTTAAGTGTTGGTCTTGAACACCCTGAAGGTTCAGAAGAACTCAGACAAACTTTAGGTGTTTCCAAATCCTCCGACGGATTCTATATGGAAGCTCACCCTAAACTCAGACCTGTTGACACCTTAACTGATGGTGTTTACATTGCTGGTGTAGCACAAGGTCCTAAAGATATTCCTGACTCCGTAGCACAAGGTTCAGCTGCAGCATCTAGGGCAGCTATCCCAATGGCTAAAGGTCAAGTAGAAATCGAACCTATTATTGCATGTACTGACGATGTAATTTGTGGTGCTTGTGAAGTTTGTGTTGAATTATGTCCATACGGTGCTATTTCCATTACTGGAGATGACAATGCTGCTCACGCAGAAATCAATGCTGCATTATGTAAAGGATGTGGTACCTGTGTAGGTGCATGTCCATCTGGAGCTATGGATCAACAACACTTCAAAACCGATCAAATTATGGCACAAATCAGTGCTGCTCTTGAAGACGTAGGTAAATAG
- the glyA gene encoding serine hydroxymethyltransferase has translation MTDYQNEVLEFERIMKEHTNYMRNSINLIASENITSSDVTEAVASDLAHRYAEGQSHERLYEGCQYIDEIEDRVIDLSKKLFNVDYANVQPISGVTANLAAFFGYSDYGDKLMALDVPYGGHISHAKVSAAGIAGLKTISHPFDKDIMNIDIDAMNKKILEEKPKIVLFGGSLFLFPHPVKEAREAADEVGAKIMYDAAHVLGLIAGGQFQQPIAEGADLMMGSTHKSFPGPQGGIILSHKENKEVIDNAVFPGVVSNHHLHHLAGLGIASAEMLEFGQDYAKQIVKNSKALAQSLYERGFDVLCEELGFTESHQLAINVSNIRSASDIAHDLANNDVILNKNLLPGDNVDDSDNPSGLRIGTQEITRRGLKEKEMDEVAEFIKRVAVDKENIKDEVREFMDQYTTVHYSFSQNEGYRFHKL, from the coding sequence ATGACTGATTATCAAAATGAAGTTTTAGAATTTGAAAGAATCATGAAAGAACACACTAATTATATGAGAAACAGTATAAATCTCATTGCTAGTGAAAATATTACAAGTTCAGATGTAACTGAGGCTGTAGCTTCTGATTTAGCTCATAGATATGCAGAAGGACAATCTCATGAAAGATTATACGAAGGATGTCAATATATTGATGAAATAGAAGACCGTGTTATTGACTTATCTAAAAAATTATTCAATGTTGACTATGCAAATGTCCAACCTATTTCTGGAGTAACTGCTAATTTAGCAGCATTTTTCGGTTATTCTGATTATGGTGACAAATTAATGGCATTGGATGTTCCTTATGGAGGACACATTAGCCATGCTAAAGTTAGTGCTGCAGGAATAGCTGGTTTAAAAACCATAAGTCATCCTTTCGACAAAGATATTATGAATATTGACATCGATGCAATGAATAAAAAAATCCTCGAAGAAAAACCAAAAATAGTTCTTTTCGGAGGAAGTTTATTCTTGTTCCCTCATCCTGTAAAAGAAGCTCGTGAAGCAGCTGATGAAGTTGGAGCAAAAATTATGTATGATGCAGCACATGTTTTAGGACTTATTGCTGGAGGCCAATTCCAACAACCAATAGCTGAAGGAGCAGATTTGATGATGGGAAGTACCCATAAATCATTCCCAGGTCCACAAGGAGGAATTATTCTTTCCCACAAAGAAAACAAAGAAGTTATTGACAATGCAGTATTCCCAGGTGTTGTAAGTAACCACCACCTTCACCACTTAGCTGGTTTAGGAATTGCTTCTGCAGAAATGTTGGAATTTGGACAGGATTATGCTAAACAAATTGTTAAAAATTCTAAAGCATTAGCTCAAAGCTTATATGAACGTGGATTTGATGTATTGTGTGAAGAATTAGGATTTACAGAATCTCACCAATTAGCTATTAATGTTTCAAATATCAGAAGTGCTAGTGATATTGCACATGATTTGGCTAATAATGATGTTATTTTAAACAAAAACCTTCTTCCTGGTGACAATGTAGATGATAGTGACAATCCGTCTGGTTTAAGAATAGGAACTCAGGAAATTACCAGAAGAGGATTAAAAGAAAAAGAAATGGATGAAGTGGCTGAATTCATTAAAAGAGTTGCTGTTGATAAAGAAAACATTAAAGATGAAGTACGTGAATTCATGGACCAATACACTACTGTCCATTATTCATTCTCACAAAATGAAGGTTACAGGTTTCATAAACTTTAG
- a CDS encoding DUF192 domain-containing protein — MKKGIYNKTTKENININLKYADTYFKRLKGLMFKKNIDYGLVFIIKAKNRFSSGIHTSFMKFNIDVYFLDENLKIFDIQTLKPWEKYTPLKKADYIIEFEENKIKNKLKKGDEIEFI, encoded by the coding sequence ATGAAAAAAGGAATTTACAATAAAACCACTAAAGAAAACATTAATATAAACCTTAAATATGCAGACACATATTTCAAACGCCTTAAAGGATTGATGTTTAAAAAAAATATTGATTATGGCTTAGTTTTTATTATAAAAGCTAAAAATAGATTTAGCTCAGGAATTCATACATCCTTTATGAAATTTAACATAGATGTGTACTTTTTAGATGAAAATTTAAAGATTTTTGATATTCAAACCCTAAAACCCTGGGAAAAATATACCCCTTTAAAAAAAGCAGATTACATAATTGAGTTTGAAGAAAATAAAATAAAAAATAAATTAAAAAAAGGAGATGAAATAGAATTCATCTAA